A part of Rhodamnia argentea isolate NSW1041297 chromosome 8, ASM2092103v1, whole genome shotgun sequence genomic DNA contains:
- the LOC115738060 gene encoding DEAD-box ATP-dependent RNA helicase 35, with amino-acid sequence MSIAAGGFTVMEAEDDYVEYVPVAKRRALEAQKILQRKGKSSSLEEDPEKAKLAEAKPSLLVKATQLKRDQPEISPTEQMVQQEKEMIEHLSDRKTLMSVRELAKGITYSEPLLTGWKPPLPIRRMSRKQCDLIRKQWHIIVDGEDILPPIKNFKDMRFPDPILKMLKAKGIVQPTPIQVQGLPVVLAGRDMIGIAFTGSGKTLVFVLPMIMVALQEEMMMPIAHGEGPFGLIVCPSRELARQTYEVIEQFLVPMREAGYPELRALLCIGGVDMRSQVEVVRKGVHIVVATPGRLKDMLAKKKMNLDNCRYLTLDEADRLVDLGFEDDIREVFDHFKAQRQTLLFSATMPTKIQNFARSALVKPITVNVGRAGAANLDVIQEVEYVKQEAKIVYLLECLQKTPPPVLIFCENKADVDDIHEYLLLKGVEAVAIHGGKDQEEREYAISSFKAGKKDVLVATDVASKGLDFPDIQHVINYDMPAEIENYVHRIGRTGRCGKTGIATTFINKNQSETTLLDLKHLLQEAKQRIPPVLAELNDPMEDIEAIASASGVKGCAYCGGLGHRIRDCPKLEHQKSMQIASSRRDYFGSGGYRGEI; translated from the exons ATGTCCATCGCTGCAGGAGGTTTCACAGTCATGGAGGCGGAAGACGATTACGTCGAGTACGTCCCTGTCGCCAAGCGCAGGGCGTTGGAAGCTCAGAAGATCCTCCAGCGCAAGGGAAAGTCGTCTTCTCTCGAGGAAGACCCCGAGAAGGCGAAGCTGGCAGAAGCCAAACCTAGCCTTCTGGTGAAGGCGACGCAGCTGAAACGGGATCAACCCGAGATTAGCCCCACAGAGCAAATGGTGCAGCAAGAGAAGGAGATGATTGAGCACTTATCCGATCGCAAGACTTTGATGTCGGTACGTGAGTTGGCAAAGGGAATTACTTATAGCGAACCGCTGTTGACCGGCTGGAAGCCGCCATTGCCGATTCGGAGGATGTCGAGAAAGCAGTGTGATTTGATTCGGAAGCAGTGGCATATTATTGTCGACGGAGAGGATATTCTGCCACCAATAAAGAATTTTAAGGATATGAGGtttcccgaccctattttgaAGATGTTGAAGGCGAAGGGAATAGTGCAGCCAACGCCAATTCAGGTGCAGGGTCTTCCCGTGGTCTTAGCGGGGAGAGATATGATAGGGATTGCATTCACAGGGTCAGGGAAGACTCTGGTTTTCGTGTTGCCCATGATCATGGTTGCTCTTCAGGAGGAGATGATGATGCCCATTGCACACGGTGAAGGACCATTCGGATTGATTGTCTGCCCTTCAAGAGAGCTCGCTAGACAGACATACGAAGTTATAGAGCAGTTTTTGGTTCCAATGAGAGAGGCCGGTTATCCAGAGTTGAGGGCTCTGCTTTGTATTGGCGGAGTGGATATGCGGTCGCAGGTGGAAGTTGTGAGGAAGGGAGTGCACATTGTTGTTGCTACTCCTGGTAGATTGAAGGATATGCTggcaaagaaaaagatgaaccTTGACAATTGCAG GTACCTTACTTTAGATGAGGCTGACAGATTGGTGGACTTGGGATTTGAAGATGATATAAGGGAGGTGTTCGACCACTTCAAAGCTCAACGTCAAACACTCCTCTTTTCTGCCACTATGCCTACCAAAATACAGAATTTTGCAAGAAGTGCTCTGGTGAAGCCCATCACTGTCAATGTAGGAAGAGCAGGTGCTGCAAATCTTGATGTCATTCAGGAGGTCGAGTATGTCAAACAGGAGGCGAAAATCGTTTACCTTCTTGAGTGCCTCCAGAAAACCCCACCCCCTGTTCTTATATTCTGTGAGAACAAGGCCGATGTGGATGACATTCATGAGTATCTACTTTTGAAAGGAGTTGAAGCAGTGGCCATTCATGGTGGCAAAGaccaggaagagagagagtatgcTATTTCATCTTTTAAGGCAGGCAAGAAAGATGTCTTGGTTGCCACAGATGTTGCTTCAAAGGGGTTGGACTTTCCTGATATTCAACATGTGATCAACTATGACATGCCTGCAGAAATTGAGAACTATGTTCACAGAATTGGTCGAACAGGTCGATGCGGAAAGACGGGAATTGCTACGACTTTCATAAACAAGAACCAGAGTGAAACTACACTTCTCGATTTGAAGCACCTGTTGCAAGAAGCGAAACAGAGGATTCCTCCTGTGCTGGCTGAGCTGAATGATCCAATGGAAGATATCGAGGCGATTGCTAGTGCTAGTGGAGTGAAGGGATGTGCATATTGTGGTGGTCTTGGTCATCGCATCCGTGATTGTCCAAAGTTGGAGCATCAGAAAAGCATGCAAATTGCCAGCTCCAGGAGGGATTACTTTGGATCTGGAGGATACAGAGGGGAAATTTAG
- the LOC115738066 gene encoding triphosphate tunnel metalloenzyme 3-like isoform X2 codes for MLKSSALSGPAPSSVVGLVGKWRKKTHQNRNLTRPLHFSTTSQASFANPKSSATPMEVEIKLRLPDSTAHQKVSDALSPFHIKTLAQENIFFDGEGSELVKNLAALRLRFYDLDSRCVLSLKAKPVISSGISRVEEQEEPVDPSVGRACVDEPGRLLLFGSSDIIKRVREEYNVKGLVCLGGFRNVRAVYDWKGLKLELDETIYDFGTSYEIECESVEPERDKKLIEGFLEEKGIRYSYSDVNKFAVFRSRKLPD; via the exons ATGTTGAAAAGTTCAG CTCTATCAGGCCCAGCTCCTTCCTCCGTTGTTGGGTTGGTgggaaaatggaggaagaagacccACCAAAACAGGAACTTGACACGACCCCTCCATTTTAGCACCACCAGCCAAGCATCGTTTGCAAACCCTAAGAGCTCCGCCACTCCCATGGAGGTGGAGATCAAGCTCCGCCTTCCGGACTCCACCGCTCACCAGAAGGTCTCGGACGCCCTCTCCCCCTTCCACATCAAAACCCTTGCCCAAGAGAATATCTTCTTCGACGGCGAGGGCTCGGAGCTTGTCAAGAACCTCGCCGCACTGCGCCTCCGGTTTTATGACCTCGACTCCCGCTGCGTCCTCTCCCTCAAGGCCAAACCTGTTATATCAAGTGGCATTAGCCGCGTCGAGGAGCAGGAAGAACCGGTAGACCCTTCTGTGGGCCGCGCGTGTGTCGACGAACCAGGGCGCCTTTTGTTGTTTGGTTCATCGGATATAATCAAGAGAGTGAGGGAAGAGTATAATGTGAAGGGGCTGGTGTGTTTGGGTGGATTTAGGAATGTGAGGGCGGTGTATGATTGGAAGGGATTGAAATTGGAGCTTGATGAGACAATATATGATTTTGGGACGAGTTACGAGATTGAATGTGAGAGCGTGGAGCCAGAGAGGGATAAGAAATTGATTGAAGGGTTCTTGGAGGAGAAGGGTATAAGGTACTCTTATTCAGATGTCAACAAGTTTGCAGTTTTCCGCTCGAGGAAGTTGCCTGACTGA
- the LOC115738066 gene encoding triphosphate tunnel metalloenzyme 3-like isoform X1: MLKSSASIALSGPAPSSVVGLVGKWRKKTHQNRNLTRPLHFSTTSQASFANPKSSATPMEVEIKLRLPDSTAHQKVSDALSPFHIKTLAQENIFFDGEGSELVKNLAALRLRFYDLDSRCVLSLKAKPVISSGISRVEEQEEPVDPSVGRACVDEPGRLLLFGSSDIIKRVREEYNVKGLVCLGGFRNVRAVYDWKGLKLELDETIYDFGTSYEIECESVEPERDKKLIEGFLEEKGIRYSYSDVNKFAVFRSRKLPD; encoded by the exons ATGTTGAAAAGTTCAG CCTCCATAGCTCTATCAGGCCCAGCTCCTTCCTCCGTTGTTGGGTTGGTgggaaaatggaggaagaagacccACCAAAACAGGAACTTGACACGACCCCTCCATTTTAGCACCACCAGCCAAGCATCGTTTGCAAACCCTAAGAGCTCCGCCACTCCCATGGAGGTGGAGATCAAGCTCCGCCTTCCGGACTCCACCGCTCACCAGAAGGTCTCGGACGCCCTCTCCCCCTTCCACATCAAAACCCTTGCCCAAGAGAATATCTTCTTCGACGGCGAGGGCTCGGAGCTTGTCAAGAACCTCGCCGCACTGCGCCTCCGGTTTTATGACCTCGACTCCCGCTGCGTCCTCTCCCTCAAGGCCAAACCTGTTATATCAAGTGGCATTAGCCGCGTCGAGGAGCAGGAAGAACCGGTAGACCCTTCTGTGGGCCGCGCGTGTGTCGACGAACCAGGGCGCCTTTTGTTGTTTGGTTCATCGGATATAATCAAGAGAGTGAGGGAAGAGTATAATGTGAAGGGGCTGGTGTGTTTGGGTGGATTTAGGAATGTGAGGGCGGTGTATGATTGGAAGGGATTGAAATTGGAGCTTGATGAGACAATATATGATTTTGGGACGAGTTACGAGATTGAATGTGAGAGCGTGGAGCCAGAGAGGGATAAGAAATTGATTGAAGGGTTCTTGGAGGAGAAGGGTATAAGGTACTCTTATTCAGATGTCAACAAGTTTGCAGTTTTCCGCTCGAGGAAGTTGCCTGACTGA
- the LOC115738066 gene encoding triphosphate tunnel metalloenzyme 3-like isoform X3, producing MLKSSGPAPSSVVGLVGKWRKKTHQNRNLTRPLHFSTTSQASFANPKSSATPMEVEIKLRLPDSTAHQKVSDALSPFHIKTLAQENIFFDGEGSELVKNLAALRLRFYDLDSRCVLSLKAKPVISSGISRVEEQEEPVDPSVGRACVDEPGRLLLFGSSDIIKRVREEYNVKGLVCLGGFRNVRAVYDWKGLKLELDETIYDFGTSYEIECESVEPERDKKLIEGFLEEKGIRYSYSDVNKFAVFRSRKLPD from the exons ATGTTGAAAAGTTCAG GCCCAGCTCCTTCCTCCGTTGTTGGGTTGGTgggaaaatggaggaagaagacccACCAAAACAGGAACTTGACACGACCCCTCCATTTTAGCACCACCAGCCAAGCATCGTTTGCAAACCCTAAGAGCTCCGCCACTCCCATGGAGGTGGAGATCAAGCTCCGCCTTCCGGACTCCACCGCTCACCAGAAGGTCTCGGACGCCCTCTCCCCCTTCCACATCAAAACCCTTGCCCAAGAGAATATCTTCTTCGACGGCGAGGGCTCGGAGCTTGTCAAGAACCTCGCCGCACTGCGCCTCCGGTTTTATGACCTCGACTCCCGCTGCGTCCTCTCCCTCAAGGCCAAACCTGTTATATCAAGTGGCATTAGCCGCGTCGAGGAGCAGGAAGAACCGGTAGACCCTTCTGTGGGCCGCGCGTGTGTCGACGAACCAGGGCGCCTTTTGTTGTTTGGTTCATCGGATATAATCAAGAGAGTGAGGGAAGAGTATAATGTGAAGGGGCTGGTGTGTTTGGGTGGATTTAGGAATGTGAGGGCGGTGTATGATTGGAAGGGATTGAAATTGGAGCTTGATGAGACAATATATGATTTTGGGACGAGTTACGAGATTGAATGTGAGAGCGTGGAGCCAGAGAGGGATAAGAAATTGATTGAAGGGTTCTTGGAGGAGAAGGGTATAAGGTACTCTTATTCAGATGTCAACAAGTTTGCAGTTTTCCGCTCGAGGAAGTTGCCTGACTGA